A stretch of the Alnus glutinosa chromosome 6, dhAlnGlut1.1, whole genome shotgun sequence genome encodes the following:
- the LOC133871538 gene encoding uncharacterized protein LOC133871538, whose amino-acid sequence MDRSWMREPTRCSDRYQAGVEEFIRMANNCVGVDGETKCPCRKCGNKYFHHIDLVEHHLYVHGIDTNYTRWIFHGEEDPCRVNVTGNSQSVGVNETVDEIDEVEELLGDVRMGTFYNANIGESSAAQGSTTDDQLPRTSFDRLCVDGLKELYPGCKKISKISFILKMLHIKAICNMTNKAFDMMIDLIKGALPDGETLPQSYREATRWTRDLGIGYELIHACKNDYVLFWKEHADEDKCPKCNTSRWSIVKGSSKKIPQKVLRYFPIKPRLQRLFTSKDIAKQMRWHKDGREDDGNTLRHPADSIA is encoded by the coding sequence ATGGATCGGAGTTGGATGCGAGAACCTACTCGATGTTCGGATAGATATCAGGCTGGTGTTGAAGAATTCATAAGAATGGCCAATAATTGTGTAGGGGTAGATGGTGAGACAAAGTGTCCATGTCGTAAATGtggaaacaaatattttcatcATATTGACTTGGTAGAGCATCACTTGTATGTGCATGGAATTGACACTAACTACACTCGATGGATATTCCACGGGGAAGAAGATCCGTGTAGGGTAAATGTTACTGGCAACTCGCAATCTGTGGGTGTGAATGAAACGGTAGATGAGATTGATGAGGTTGAAGAATTGTTAGGTGATGTGCGTATGGGGACATTCTACAATGCTAACATAGGCGAGTCCTCTGCTGCTCAAGGTTCCACAACCGACGATCAATTGCCAAGAACATCTTTTGACCGATTATGTGTAGATGGCCTGAAAGAACTTTATCCAGGctgtaagaaaatttcaaaaatctctTTCATTTTGAAGATGCTTCATATAAAGGCGATTTGCAACATGACTAACAAGGCATTCGATATGATGATTGACTTGATAAAGGGGGCCCTTCCAGATGGAGAGACCTTGCCACAATCATATAGAGAAGCAACACGGTGGACCCGAGACTTGGGTATTGGTTATGAGTTGATACATGCATGCAAGAATGACTATGTACTATTCTGGAAGGAACATGCTGATGAAGATAAATGCCCAAAATGCAACACTTCAAGATGGAGTATTGTCAAAGGTAGCAGTAAGAAAATTCCTCAGAAAGTCTTGCGGTATTTTCCAATAAAACCGAGGTTGCAACGGTTGTTCACATCGAAAGATATAGCCAAACAAATGAGGTGGCACAAAGATGGACGAGAAGATGACGGCAACACTCTCAGACACCCGGCCGATTCCATTGCATAG